A region from the Vicia villosa cultivar HV-30 ecotype Madison, WI linkage group LG3, Vvil1.0, whole genome shotgun sequence genome encodes:
- the LOC131660038 gene encoding sulfite exporter TauE/SafE family protein 3-like, whose product MVDMKMRSILWVLLLLFGCFGIVYGERKFVKIQVPSFNVTSTMIQEHSFLRKAVNFLWKSDGSGYTHVWPEMEFGWQIVLGSFIGFCGAAFGSVGGVGGGGIFVPMLSLIIGFDPKTSTAISKCMIMGAALSTVYYNLRLRHPTLNMPIIDYDLALLIQPMLMLGISIGVVFNVVFPDWMVTILLIILFLGTSTKAFFKGMETWNKETIMKKEAARRQESVGSGEYKALPTGPDAATEKEDTKVSMFENVYWREFGLLMFVWVSFLALQIVKQKYTTTCSTAYWVLNLLQIPISVGVTAYEATMLFTGRRVIASVGDQGKEFTVFQLAIYCVFGILAGIVGGMLGLGGGFIMGPLFLELGVPPQVSSATATFAMTFSSSMSVVEYYLLKRFPVPYALYLSLVATVAALVGQHIVRRLIILFGRASLIIFILAGTIFISAVSLGGVGISNMVHKIAMHEYMGFENICKYGS is encoded by the exons ATGGTTGATATGAAGATGAGATCCATATTATgggtattattgttgttgtttggtTGTTTTGGGATTGTTTACGGTGAAAGAAAGTTTGTGAAAATTCAAGTACCAAGTTTTAATGTTACTTCTACGATGATTCAAGAACATAGTTTTCTCAGAAAAGCTGTTAATTTCTTATGGAAATCAGATGGATCGGGTTATACACACGTGTGGCCG GAAATGGAATTTGGGTGGCAAATTGTGTTAGGTTCTTTTATTGGATTTTGTGGGGCTGCGTTTGGAAGTGTTGGTGGAGTTGGTGGTGGAGGCATATTTGTTCCTATGCTTAGTCTTATTATTGGTTTTGATCCTAAAACATCTACGGCTATTTCTAAAT GTATGATCATGGGTGCAGCTCTGTCAACTGTTTACTACAACCTTAGGCTAAGACATCCAACCTTAAACATGCCAATAATTGACTATGATTTGGCACTTCTGATTCAACCTATGCTCATGCTTGGTATCAGTATTGGAGTGGTCTTCAATGTTGTATTTCCTGATTGGATGGTCACTATATTGCTTATTATTCTTTTCTTAG GAACATCAACAAAAGCATTCTTTAAAGGGATGGAGACATGGAATAAGGAAACCATAATGAAAAAG GAGGCTGCTAGGAGACAAGAATCAGTTG GTTCAGGAGAATACAAAGCTCTTCCAACTGGACCAGATGCTGCCACTGAAAAGGAAGACACCAAG GTGTCTATGTTTGAAAATGTTTACTGGAGGGAGTTTGGGCTACTAATGTTTGTTTGGGTTTCATTCCTTGCATTACAGATTGTTAAG CAAAAATACACAACTACATGTTCGACAGCATATTGGGTACTGAACTTGTTGCAG ATTCCAATCTCCGTTGGGGTAACTGCGTACGAGGCAACTATGTTGTTCACTGGAAGAAGAGTAATAGCTTCTGTTGGTGATCAAGGGAAAGAATTTACCGTTTTCCAGCTAGCGATCTATTGTGTCTTCGGCATATTGGCCGGTATAGTCGGTGGAATGCTGGGACTAGGAGGCGGATTCATTATGGGTCCACTTTTTCTCGAGCTCGGTGTTCCTCCTCAA GTATCAAGCGCAACGGCCACGTTTGCAATGACATTCTCCTCGTCTATGTCTGTCGTGGAATACTACTTGCTGAAAAGATTTCCAGTTCCTTATG CTCTTTACTTAAGCCTGGTGGCTACTGTTGCAGCCTTGGTTGGACAACATATTGTGAGAAGACTTATTATATTGTTTGGAAGAGCTTCTCTTATCATCTTTATTCTAGCCGGCACAATATTTATCAGCGCAGTCTCACTAG GTGGAGTTGGCATTTCAAATATGGTGCACAAGATTGCAATGCATGAATATATGGGATTTGAGAACATATGCAAATATGGGTCATAG